The region CAGGTCGTAGTAGAAGCCGTCCTCCTCGTCCCACATGCCGTCCTCACCGGGACGGTTCATGGCCGCGGCGATATAATAGAAGTGCTCTGCAAACTTCACGACCATGTCCTCATAGTTGGGATCGGCGGCGGCGATCTCCACCGCGAGCTCTGCCATGCTCTGGGTGAAGAGGGCCATCCAGGCCGTGCCGTCCGCCTGCTCCAGGTGGCCGCCGGTGGGAAGCGGAGCGCTGCGGTCGAAGACGCCGATGTTGTCGAGGCCGAGGAAGCCTCCCTCGAAGACGTTCTTGCCGAACCGGTCCTTGCGGTTCACCCACCAGGTAAAGTTCAGCAGCAGCTTGTTGAACGCCATCTTGAGGAAATCCCAGTCCGTTTCGCCGCGCAGGGCCTGCTCGGTGCGGTGCAGGAACAGCGTCGCAAAGGCGTGGACAGGGGGGTTCACATCGCTGAAATTCCACTCATAGGCGGGCATCTGGCCGCTGGGGTGCAGGTAGACTCCGCGGAGCATCAGCTTCATCTGCTCCTTGGCAAAGTCCGGGTCCACGATCGAGAGCGGAAGCGTGTGAAAGGCCAGATCCCAGGCCGCATACCAGGGGTACTCCCACTTGTCGGGCATGGAGATGACGTCCTCGTTCAGCATGTGGAACCACTCCGAGTTCCGGGCGTTTCGATATCCGGCATGGAGGGGGTTGGAGTTGTGCTCGTCCAACCAGTTGTCCCCGTCGAAGAAATAGAACTGCTTACTCCAGAGCATGCCGGCTATGGCCTGGCGCATCACGTTGGCTGCGTCCGGGGAGACCGAGGATGGGGTCACAGAGCGATAGAACGCGTCCGCCTCCTGCAAGCGTGCCGCCAGGATCGCGTCAAAGGCCGGCCCGAAGGGCTCGGCAACGTCTTTGCTGGTTTTTCTTTTCCCTTCCGGTCCGTGCGCGGTCAGACGCAGGCGCACGGTCGCCGACCGGCCAGACTCCACCACCAGCCGATAGTGCGCCGCAACCTTGGTCCCCTGCTTTTCCGGGTTTACCGCAGCCTGATTTCCCTGCACCACGAAGTCGTTGATGCCGTCCTTGACATACGGGCTCTCGTTCTTCTGCCCCGGGAAAAGCCGCTCGTGGTTCGTCTCGTTCTCGGTGAAGAGCAATGGCGCCTTGCCGTCGCAGGAAAGGATAAATGTTCCCAGCCGCGGATGGGTTGCCGTAACCGCGCTCGTGCCCGCCGCCGCCTTGATCTGCTTCAGGCTTGGTTTCTCGGGAGATCGATTGGATTCGGCGATCCACGACGCCCAATCATTGCGGAACCACAGCGTCGGCAACAGGTGCAGTTCTGCCGCTTCCGGCCCCCGGTTGATGGCGGTGATCTGCACCAGGATATCCTCCGGACCGGCCTTGGCATACTCCACGAAGACGTCGAAGTAGCGATCTTCATTAAAGACGCCGGTATCCAGAAGCTCATACTCCATCTCTTCCCGGCTGCGGCGTCGGTTCGTCTCCACAAGATCCACATAGGGATAAGCGGCCTGGGGATATTTGTAGAGGTACTTCATGTAGGAATGGGTGGGTGTGCTGTCGAGATAAAAGTAGTATTCTTTGACGTCCTCCCCGTGGTTCGCCTCGCTGTTCGTGAGTCCGAAGAGGCGCTCCTTGAGAATCGCGTCCCTGCCATTCCACAATGCAAGGGCGAAGCACAGGTGCTGTTTGTCATCGGAAATGCCGGCGATACCGTCCTCGCCCCAGCGGTAGGCGCGCGAGCGGGCATGATCGTGGGTGAAGAAATTCCAGGCATCCCCGCTCTCGCTGTAATCCTCGCGTACCGTGCCCCACTGGCGTTCACTTAAATAAGGTCCCCATTTCTTCCAGGGAAATATCTGCTTCCGAGCCTCCTCAAGCCGATCGTGCTCCACAGTCATCACACACCTCCCTTTGGGTCAAAAGGTCAATCTACAATATCCTGTTCACTTTGCCGAACTGCTTCTTTATTTGTAACTATTCAGTACTTTGTTCTTTGACACTCATAAAATCAGGCCACTTGCCCTGAAACAGTAGCCGCAAAGCTTCAGACGCAGTAACGCCTTGTTTCCTGCAAGTCGAC is a window of Syntrophus gentianae DNA encoding:
- a CDS encoding MGH1-like glycoside hydrolase domain-containing protein, whose translation is MTVEHDRLEEARKQIFPWKKWGPYLSERQWGTVREDYSESGDAWNFFTHDHARSRAYRWGEDGIAGISDDKQHLCFALALWNGRDAILKERLFGLTNSEANHGEDVKEYYFYLDSTPTHSYMKYLYKYPQAAYPYVDLVETNRRRSREEMEYELLDTGVFNEDRYFDVFVEYAKAGPEDILVQITAINRGPEAAELHLLPTLWFRNDWASWIAESNRSPEKPSLKQIKAAAGTSAVTATHPRLGTFILSCDGKAPLLFTENETNHERLFPGQKNESPYVKDGINDFVVQGNQAAVNPEKQGTKVAAHYRLVVESGRSATVRLRLTAHGPEGKRKTSKDVAEPFGPAFDAILAARLQEADAFYRSVTPSSVSPDAANVMRQAIAGMLWSKQFYFFDGDNWLDEHNSNPLHAGYRNARNSEWFHMLNEDVISMPDKWEYPWYAAWDLAFHTLPLSIVDPDFAKEQMKLMLRGVYLHPSGQMPAYEWNFSDVNPPVHAFATLFLHRTEQALRGETDWDFLKMAFNKLLLNFTWWVNRKDRFGKNVFEGGFLGLDNIGVFDRSAPLPTGGHLEQADGTAWMALFTQSMAELAVEIAAADPNYEDMVVKFAEHFYYIAAAMNRPGEDGMWDEEDGFYYDLLRLPDGSAQRLKVRSMVGLLPLCATTVVEAWQRERIPRAVEYMHKRLLRMPELKESIHPTGPGHLGVAERGMIALVNPQRLRRILSRMLDESEFLSPYGIRSLSKFHEQHPFVFTVEGQEYRVDYLPAESNTGMFGGNSNWRGPVWMPVNAMIIRALLNFYLYYGDNFKIECPTGSGKMMNLFEVSKEIADRLTRIFLRDEQGRRPVYGGTEKFQADPYWRDHILFYEYFHGDNGAGLGASHQTGWTGLVAKMIQLFGLLDPQKALEVGKGAGFILGKRQKEQSLF